The segment CAGTTTCACAAAGTGATGAGCCACGTCGGCAGCTTCACCAACATCCGGGGCGGCAACGTTTACCCGGCGCTAATTCGCAAGACCGAGCCGAAGCCGCTCCGCATCTTCCTGCAAGATGGCGAAAACGACGTCGACAACGAACATGGCAACTGGTGGCTCTCGAACCTGCAAATGGAAAAGGCGCTGGCCTACAAAAAGTACGACTACAAGTTCGTCGGCGGTACAGGAGAACATAGCGGCGTGCACGGCGGAGCGATCTTGCCGGAGTCGCTGCGGTGGTTGTGGCGTGGATGGCAGGAAGAGAAGGTAGTTTCGCGATTTCAGGAAACGCCGTAGCAAGTCGTGAATCCATCTTCATCAAGCGAACTGGGGTAGCGGATGGTTGGCGACATCGATTCCGATTCGTCTGAAAAGTACGAAGCGATGGCGGAAACGCTCAAGCGAATCTCGCTGTCGTATCCCGAAGATTCCGCCGAGCGGCGAGCCATTTTTGCGGCCGCCAGGGCGCTTGCTTCCGAGTTTCACGCCGAGTCGCGCCGCCAGTATGAAGAATTCCTCCAAGAGTTTCCGGTCACTGACGCGATGATCGACACGGCGCTCGCCGCGACCGCCAATTCGCCCGAAGGTACGATGGCGTCGGTCCATGGGGAGATGTGGGTGCTGGTGATCGATCCCGACGGCAAACGCCGGCTGATTCGTCCGAACCTGATTCACTGGGACGAAGAGGATGCGCTCGACAAGTAACGCCGTCGACATCCGCGCTGCGTCATCCTCTCGATTTTGGTAGCCTATCCGCTGACGGGCCCAACTCTTTTTGGGTCATCTTCTAGGCGGCTTCGCGTCGCGCTTGGCTCACACTTCCAGGAGGCTCCACCGATGGGTTTGCACGAGAAAGACGATCGCCGCGAAGAACTGGATGACGACGTATACGCTTCGACCGATCTGTCGGTCGCGATGCCGAAATACAAATTTCCGCACATCGAGCAAAACCCGCGGCACGCTTACTCGGTCGTGCATGACGAACTGATGCTCGACGGCAACTCGCGGCAGAATCTCGCCACGTTCTGCCAGACTTGGCTCGAGCCGGAAGTCCACAAGTTGATGGACGAATGTCTCGACAAAAACATGATCGACAAGGATGAGTATCCGCAGACCGCCGAGATCGAAGCTCGCTGCGTTCACATGCTGGCCGATCTTTGGAACTCCCCCTCCGAAGCGAACACGATCGGCTGTTCGACGACCGGTTCGAGCGAAGCGGCGATGCTCGGCGGGATGGCGATGAAGAATCGCTGGAAGGCGAAGCGCGTCGCCGCCGGCAAAAGCTATGACAAGCCGAACATGATCAGCGGACCGGTCCAGGTTTGCTGGCACAAGTTCGCGCGGTACTGGGATATCGAACTCCGCGAAGTCCCGATGGAAGAAGGACGCTTGCTGCTGACGCCCGAGGAAGTAGTGAAGCGGTGCGACGAAAACACAATCGGCGTCGTGCCGACTCTCGGCGTGACGTTCACTTGTCAGTACGAGCCGATCTTCGAAATCGCGGCGGCGCTCGACGAATTGGAGAAGAAGACCGGCCTCGACATTCCGATTCATGTCGATGCGGCGAGCGGCGGTTTTCTCGCCCCATTCTGTGCGCCGGAACTGGTCTGGGATTTTCGACTGCCGCGAGTGAAGTCGATCAACTCGTCGGGACACAAGTTCGGCCTGGCGCCGCTAGGCGTCGGCTGGGTGATTTGGCGTGAGGAAAAAGACCTGCCGGAAGATTTGATCTTCTGGGTCAATTACCTGGGGGGCAACATGCGCGATCTGGCGCTGAACTTTTCTCGTCCCGGCGGCCAGGTCGTTTGCCAGTACTACAACTTCTTGCGGCTTGGCCGCGACGGCTATCGGAAGATTCATTCGGCCTGTTACGACACGGCGTCTTACTTGGCCGAAGAGATCGACAAGCTTGGACTGTTCGACGTCATCTACGACGGCGATCGCCGCAGCGGCATTCCGGCCCTTTGCTGGAAGTTGAAGCCCGGCGTCGATCCTGGCTTCTCGCTTTACGATCTGGCCGATCGATTGTGCACCCGCGGTTGGCAAGTTCCGGCCTACTCGCTCCCTGCCGATCAAAGCGACCAGGTGATCCAGCGGATCCTGGTTCGTCATGGGGTGAGCCGCGATCTGGGAACGCTGCTGCTCGAAGATATGAAGCGGTCGATCGAGTACTTTGAAGGGCACCCGGTCAGCTCGCCGCTAAGCGAAGAAGAAGCGGGCGGGTTTCATCACTAGTCTCGTGCGGATCGAATGGCGCCATGCTCTTGCGGCGTCTTCGCCGGATGAGCATGTCTTCAATACGTTAAGCCGGGGCAAAGACATGCTCTTTCCGCGAAGACGCGGTAAGAGCATGGCGCCAAGGCTAGGGATTCGGAGACCGTTCACACCGCTTTGAATTGAACCGGCCCCCGCTTTTTCAGCAGACGCTGAAAGATGCGGCGAATCGCGGGAAGCTCGCTTTCTTCGATCGAGCGACGAAACTGCGGCTGATGGACGAGCCAGAGCCACATCAAAAAATCGGGATGCTCCGGTGGCAACGGCTGGGCGCCGCTCCAGTGGACCGGGCTCCCATTCTCGTCGGACCAACCGCCGCAGCGGATCATCAACTGACGACCTTCCCACCAATAAAACATCGGTCGGTACCAACACGAAGAGCTCTTCGATTCGCTTCGTTGGTCGTCAAGCGGCGGATCGCCATACAGTTCGTTGATCCGGGCGTCGATCCACGCATCGGTTCGCCGGACGAAGCGTAATACCGTCCTGCGAAAGAACAGCATCTGGGAAATCGCTTGTTCGTCGGGGGGCGAATCGGCGCCGACCAGCAGTTGCTCGTTCTGGAATCGCATCGGCGCGATGTGGAATCTGCGCGCGGTCGACTCCGGCAGAACTTCGACAAGATCCCGATAGGGAGATGCAAGAGTGGAAGATAACATCGATCCCCTTTCGCGTTGGAACTGAGAACCTCTATTACCCGTCTCCCCGATTCTAACAATAAGATAGGGAGGGAAGGCAAGCGTTTGGTCGACGAAAGTTCGCAGGAAACGGGCTCACGTCATCGTACGCTTGTCGTATGAAGATCGATGTTGCTATCACCTCTACTTTCGATATTCACAGCGAAGATCGAATCTCATTTTTGCTGACATCCAATCTGCCGGCGGCTATGATACCGGTACCTCTCCCATTTCCCTCGATGGACTCTCCCAGGCCAGGAGACATACGTGATGCTGCGGAGAATTCTTGGCGCCTTCGTCGTTTGCTGTTGGGCGGCGATCTGCGCCCATGCGGAAGAAGCGGGGCCGACGCTCGATCAACTGGCCGAGAAGACCGCGGCGAACGTCGCGGCGTTTGACAATCTGTACTGCGAATTCGACGTCAAGATTGGGCATGCGACTTCCGACAAAGATTTCAGAAACGTCAGTTTTCAAAAGCTAAACGGCGTTGGTCATGGAGTCTGGGCGAAGAAGGGGCCGATCGAGCTCTACGACTTTCGCCAGGAGGGGGAATCAAATTGGGAGCAAGGGACCCACTTCGCCTATGGACCGGTGATCTATACCGAAGCGCTGATTCGCTACCCCGGCTATGAAATGCGGATCCAAAAAAATGCGGTGATCACTTCGGCGCCGAACGACGGCTGTCATCCTCGCATGGATCCCCTGTCGTTGTTTCATATCGTCGAAGGGGAACTGAATACGCGGCTGCCGGAATTGCTGTCGCAACTCGTTCTGGAACGGGATTCGGAAGTGGGCGCTAACATGCCGAAGCCGCAAGTCTCCCTCGAACGCTCGCAGGACGAACGGCTGAAGCTGGAACAGTTTCGCATCATCACCCCCGATCGAAACGTGACGATCGAATTTGAGATGCGGAACTATGGTTGTCCCACATACGTCGACTATTCGTACCGAAAATCCGAGGGAACGGCATGGCGCAAGTGGCGTATGTACGTCTTGGACGTTGCCAGGATCGACGGCGTCGGCATGTTTCCCAAAAAAATTCTCATTGTCCATCCGGAGTTTGACCTCGAATCCGCAAGGCGTCTGGCGAACCGAGGCGCGCCGAATTTTCCCTACGTTCTGCTCTGGGAACTAAAGACGGTCGAATGCCGCGAGCCGACTGCCGACGAGTTGACCTTCAAGGCCGATCGCGACCTGCCGGTGATGCGAGCCGGATTCGCCCGGGTGACCTACGTCAACGAAGATGAGACGATCACCCCGGATCAATTGCCGGGACTGTTCAAAGAACTGCAAAACAAACCGCCGAAGAAACCGGGGGCCGAGGAGGAGGAAAAGAGCGACGAAGAGGAAAAACGGGAGGCGACCGACTAGATCGCCTCCAGGAGAGAGGCGACAACCCCTTTGCGGTCGAATACCATAGAAGGCGTTCACCTTGTCTGCCCCGTCTTTTGGAGAACGCCCCGTGGAGAAGTCCCGCTCGTCTCTTTCCCTGCCTCGTCGTCAGTTTCTTACGTCCAGCGCCGCCGCGCTGACCCTTGCTTCGCTCCATAGCCGTGCCTACGCCGCAGCGGCCGATAAGCCGAAACGGGTCGGTCTGATCGGGGCCGGTTGGTATGGCAAAAGCGACTTGTGGCGGTTGATTCAGGTCGCTCCGGTCGACGTCGTCTCGATCTGCGACGTCGATCAAAACA is part of the Blastopirellula sediminis genome and harbors:
- a CDS encoding GspE/PulE/PilB domain-containing protein; its protein translation is MLSSTLASPYRDLVEVLPESTARRFHIAPMRFQNEQLLVGADSPPDEQAISQMLFFRRTVLRFVRRTDAWIDARINELYGDPPLDDQRSESKSSSCWYRPMFYWWEGRQLMIRCGGWSDENGSPVHWSGAQPLPPEHPDFLMWLWLVHQPQFRRSIEESELPAIRRIFQRLLKKRGPVQFKAV
- a CDS encoding glutamate decarboxylase produces the protein MGLHEKDDRREELDDDVYASTDLSVAMPKYKFPHIEQNPRHAYSVVHDELMLDGNSRQNLATFCQTWLEPEVHKLMDECLDKNMIDKDEYPQTAEIEARCVHMLADLWNSPSEANTIGCSTTGSSEAAMLGGMAMKNRWKAKRVAAGKSYDKPNMISGPVQVCWHKFARYWDIELREVPMEEGRLLLTPEEVVKRCDENTIGVVPTLGVTFTCQYEPIFEIAAALDELEKKTGLDIPIHVDAASGGFLAPFCAPELVWDFRLPRVKSINSSGHKFGLAPLGVGWVIWREEKDLPEDLIFWVNYLGGNMRDLALNFSRPGGQVVCQYYNFLRLGRDGYRKIHSACYDTASYLAEEIDKLGLFDVIYDGDRRSGIPALCWKLKPGVDPGFSLYDLADRLCTRGWQVPAYSLPADQSDQVIQRILVRHGVSRDLGTLLLEDMKRSIEYFEGHPVSSPLSEEEAGGFHH